In Spinacia oleracea cultivar Varoflay chromosome 5, BTI_SOV_V1, whole genome shotgun sequence, a single window of DNA contains:
- the LOC110805883 gene encoding sugar transport protein 10-like: MAVGGLVKGGGTGKQYEGGVTGFVIFTCMVGATGGLIFGYDIGISGGVTSMDIFLKRFFPWVYKKESDNTSHDSAYCKFDSHLLQLFTSSLYLAALVASFFASWVTRAYGRKMSMFLGGLTFLIGSLLNGFAQNVAMLIIGRVFLGVGVGFCNQSVPVYLSEMAPANLRGALNIGFQMATTIGILGANLINYATSNIKGHLGWRLSLGLAGVPAAIVTIGGLILPDSPNSLIDRGQRQEARRMLIKIRGTENVDEEFQDLIEASEASKAVDNPWNNILQPKNRPQLIMAILIPTFQQLTGINVIMFYAPVLFKTLGFGNQAALMSAVITGGVNVLATLVSIFSVDKLGRRVLFLEGGIQMFVCQILTALFIGYTYGTTGQGQFSKSSANFVVFLICTYVAAFAWSWGPLGWLVPSEIFPLETRSAGTAINVIFNMTFTFIVAQCFLTMLCYMKFGLFLFFSGFVVIMTIFIYFFLPETKNVPIEEMYAVWKAHWFWGNYIPDEVLGTYAKDIQMPQKA, from the exons ATGGCGGTAGGCGGATTGGTGAAAGGTGGTGGAACAGGGAAACAATATGAGGGTGGTGTCACCGGATTTGTGATATTCACTTGTATGGTTGGAGCCACGGGTGGTCTTATCTTTGGGTATGATATTGGAATTTCAG GAGGAGTAACTTCAATGGATATATTCCTAAAGAGATTTTTCCCATGGGTATATAAAAAGGAGTCTGACAACACAAGCCATGATAGTGCGTATTGTAAATTTGATAGTCATTTGCTACAACTGTTTACATCATCACTATATCTTGCGGCCTTAGTGGCTTCTTTCTTTGCCTCCTGGGTTACTAGAGCTTATGGAAGAAAGATGTCAATGTTCTTGGGAGGTTTAACCTTTCTTATAGGTTCTCTTTTAAATGGGTTTGCTCAGAATGTGGCAATGCTCATTATTGGTCGTGTGTTTCTTGGTGTAGGTGTTGGATTCTGCAACCAG TCGGTTCCAGTGTACCTCTCAGAAATGGCACCTGCAAATCTAAGAGGAGCTCTTAACATTGGTTTCCAAATGGCAACAACAATTGGAATTCTGGGTGCAAATCTTATAAATTACGCAACATCAAACATAAAAGGTCATCTAGGTTGGAGATTATCATTAGGGCTAGCAGGAGTACCAGCAGCGATAGTAACCATAGGAGGCTTAATCCTTCCAGACTCCCCTAACTCTTTGATTGATAGAGGTCAAAGGCAAGAAGCAAGAAGAATGTTAATCAAGATAAGAGGCACTGAAAATGTGGATGAGGAATTCCAAGATCTTATTGAAGCTAGTGAGGCATCTAAGGCAGTGGATAATCCTTGGAACAACATATTACAACCAAAGAATAGACCTCAACTTATCATGGCAATACTTATTCCTACATTTCAACAACTTACTGGGATTAATGTCATCATGTTCTATGCTCCAGTCTTGTTTAAGACCCTTGGCTTTGGTAATCAAGCCGCACTCATGTCTGCTGTTATTACCGGAGGTGTTAATGTCCTCGCTACTTTGGTTTCCATCTTCTCTGTTGATAAACTTGGAAGAAGAGTTTTGTTCCTTGAAGGAGGTATtcaaatgtttgtttgtcag ATATTGACAGCATTATTCATTGGCTACACATATGGAACTACAGGACAAGGCCAATTCTCAAAATCAAGTGCTAATTTTGTGGTGTTTCTAATATGCACATATGTTGCAGCATTTGCATGGTCATGGGGTCCTTTAGGTTGGCTAGTACCAAGTGAGATATTCCCACTCGAGACACGATCAGCTGGGACTGCTATTAACGTCATCTTTAACATGACCTTTACCTTCATTGTTGCACAATGCTTCCTTACCATGCTTTGTTACATGAAATTTGGTTTATTCCTCTTTTTCAGCGGCTTCGTCGTCATTATGACTATTTTCATATACTTCTTCTTACCCGAAACTAAGAATGTCCCTATTGAAGAGATGTATGCAGTGTGGAAGGCACATTGGTTCTGGGGCAACTATATTCCTGATGAAGTTTTGGGTACCTATGCTAAAGATATTCAAATGCCTCAAAAAGCAtga